The window TTGAGAAAGTACAATCATCAACTGCCGTAATCTTAACGTCACCTACTGCATATTCTTTTTTAATATTTTCAAACTTTATAAGCGCCATTCTCTGCCTCCGATTTATTAAACACTGTGTTGACAATCCAACTTAGATATATTATATTGACAGTGTGAAACTAATACAACAATCAGAATTTTAATAAATGTAAGTTACCCAACAAATACTAAAAAAATGTTTAGTATTTAGCAAAACTAATTTTTGGTACGGGGAGGCACTTATGGAAACAAAGAATTCGGACCGCCGTGTAAAATACACCAAGATGGTTATTAAAGACAGTTTTGTAAAGTTTTTAAAAGAAAAACCTTTATCAAAAATTACAGTTAAAGAAATCTGTGAAGATGCGGATATTAACCGAGCAACTTTTTACGCACATTATACTGACCAGTATGATTTACTTCAACAAATTGAAAATGAAATTATTGGCGATATTAATCTATACTTAAATGAATACAATTTTGAAGAAACCAATTTAATTGACGTTAGAATTATAGAGAGAATTCTTGATTATATTGCTGATAACGCCGAACTTTTTGACCTTTTGCTCAATTTAAACGGGGATATGAAGTTTCAGCAAGAATTCATTATTATTATAGGGCAGCAGCATTTTCTTCCTATTCTCGGAAGCAACTCAGTAAATAAAGATGATGCAGAATATTTATTCCACTTTTTAGCCTCAGGTGCTGTGGGCGTCATTCAAATGTGGCTCAAAAGCGGAATGAAAAAATCAGCCAGAGATATATCAGAATTAATACTAAAAACCTCAAATAACGGCAGGACAGCTTATATGCCGCAATAAAAAAGTGGCCCTTGCAAAACAAAATCAGTTTTGCAAGAGCCACTTTTCATGTATATAAAATATTAGTCATCTTCGGCAGGAATGTTATCGACAGTAATTTTTTGAGTCTTTGTGATGTCACCGCAAGTTACAGTGATAGTAGCTGTTCCTGCACCAACGGATTTAATAAGGCAAAAGCCTTCCTCATCAGGTTGTGAAACTGTAACAACCTTAGTGTCTGATGAAGTAACAGTAATGGTTCCCGGTGCGTTAGAAGGATATTTTGATATATATAACTTAACCGGAGCATCACCTACATACAATTCTGTTTCATCAAAATCGCATTCGAGATCTTCCAATACAACCTCTTTAACAGTTACCTTACAGGTTCCAACCAGCTTGTTTTTATCAGGAGTAGATGTATTTTCATATATTGTTATATTTGTAGTTCCTACTTTTAATCCTTTTAAATAAACGGTTTTCTCCTCACTATACGTGTCAACAATTTTTTCGTCTTGAGAAACAAACAGGTAATTAACATCTGACCTATAATAATTCATAAGATCAAATGCCCACATTCTGGAGCCTAAATCTACTGATGTGTCACCTGCCATTGTTGCTTTTTTTACAGTATACTTAATTGTACCAACTGTTCTGGTAACTTTATTATAGGTTTCTTTAACAGTTACGGTATAAGTTCCGGGTGCTTTTGCAGTAAAAGTGCGTGCAATGAAATTCATATCATCAAATTTACTCAAAATTTCTTTCATGGAAAAATTCTTATTATTTGAAACGTATGTATATGTTGCATTATTATTACGGTAAGAGAAATCAACAGGCTCACTGGAAGAACTTGTTCCCATTGGTATATTAGGTATAAAATCCTGTGATACAGTTGAACTCTTTACTGTAACAGTACAAGTTCCGACTTTTGTTGTTTTACCGTTTAATTTCTGATTACAAGTAATAATAGCACTTCCTGCCTTTACTCCTGTCAAATATGCAGTAGTTCCACTTGCTGCTACTTTTACTATATTATTGTTATTTGACGTAAAGCTATAAGTGGCTTTTTTTACCGGATTTGATACAACGAAAGTATACTTAGCATCTTTAGAATAAAAATCAATACTACTAACAAAACTTCCTGCCCCAATAGTCATTTTACTTGGAATTGACGTCTTTGCAGCAGCATTTGCTGCATTTGTTGCTAAACCTGCAGGCAGAATCATGGTCATAACCAACATCATACAAATAAAAATTCTTGCAATTCTGTTTCTTTTCAATTGGTACATAGGTTTAAACCTCCATATATTTTTTTGTATTGCAACATTACAGGAATTTATTACCTTTCTAACTTTATTTTACTACAATTATATCATAATTCTGCCTTTTTTCATCACTTTTTCCTATTTTAATCGCAATTTACCATGGTGTCGTAGAAGTTAGTATAATCCTCTCTTTTACTGTCTAAAAAAGCGATTGCTTCACGGGGATGCTTATTCATAAGCCCTGTAAGCATATATGCCACATCAAATCCCCAATTATTTTGCTTTTTTATTGCAGGTATATGCTTTTCAATGCATTCAATAATCGGTCTTAAATCATATTTTGGGTTCTTTAAAAATCCCAGAATCAACTCTATAGGACAGTTTCCGGCACCTCTGCCCAATCCCGCTATTGTTGCATCCACAAATTCAGCCCCATGGCCAATGGCTTCAATAGTATTGGAATAGGCTAACTGTTGGTTGTTATGACAATGTATACCTACTTTTTTTCTATCTGCTTTTGCATACTGCATATATTTATTTACCAGTTTATGTATGTCATTTGAGTAAAGAGAACCAAAGCTGTCAACAATGTAAATAACCTCTGCTTCTGATTTTGATAACTGCTCCAGAGTACTATTCAATATACTTTCGGTAAGTAGTGAAACTGCCATAATATTGATAGTAGTTTCATATCCTTTGTCATGAGCATCCTTTATCATATCAATAGCTGTGGGTACTTGATGCGCGTAAGTTGCTACACGTACCATGTCAATTACACTATCAGTTTTTCTTAATATATCAGTGTGATAATCTGTTCGTTCTGCATCAGCCATTACAGAGATCTTTAATCCTGTATTGTTGTCTCCTACTATCCTGCGTATATCGTTTTCATCACAAAACTTCCAAGGGCCATACTGATTACCTGTAAATATTTTTTTATCTGACTTGTATCCTACTTCCATATAATCTATATGTGAACCAACACATGTGTCATATACAGCTCTTACAAAACCATCCTCAAAACTAAAATTGTTAATCAGTCCGCCATCTCTTATGGTACAATCCAATATTTTTACATTGTTATTGTATGACATGATATTACTTCGCCCCTCTCTACTATCTTTAGTAAACAGATTTTTGTATAGAGTATACTGCATTTATCTATAGCTTAAAATTATACATTAAATCCTCATTTAAATCCATATATTGTATAATTTTTTATTTATATCCAGTAGAAAATATGGTATAAAACTAAATTTCTTGTTTTTTCCGTCTGAAATTTATGAAAAACAGAACTAATGAAACCAACGAAACTATTAAGATAAATGTAATTGAAATGTATGAACTGATTTCATTTCCATTCCAGTCAAGAACCACTCCAAAATCATGGGTATAACTTTCACGCACTGATACAGGTGCATTCTTAAAGCACAAATCAATGGATTCTTGCATAAGTACCCGTCTGAAAAGTGAAGCAACATGGCCAAATGGCAGGCACTTTAATACACTTTGAATTGTTTCAGGCAATGCTCCCATTGGTACATAAAGGCCATTAATAAAACCTATTACTGTTCCTATTATCAGACTGGCTGAGGAATATGCACTGTTTGTTGAAAAAAAGGAAACCAAAAAACCCATAAATGCAGCATTCATCATAGCTGACAGGCAAATCAATCCAAGGCATTTTAGAATCATTCCGATGCCGAATAAGTACCCTGTTCCAAAATAAATGTAAGCGCCATAAACTACAAATGATATAACACTTATAATAGCTCCCACTGCAAAGGAAGTTATTACACAAGAAATCGGATATGTCATTGCTGATAGCGGTGAACTTTTAAAGTCCATAACAATTCTGTTCGCCCTGTCATTTACCATCGTGCCTAATGCGCCCAGTGTACTAGTCACTGTGGTTATGGACAATAATCCTGCTAAAATCCAGCTGTTTATAAGGTACGACAAATCATCGCCCTTCAGCATACCATTTGTTTGTTGATTAACAGAGTCCACTTGCATTTTTGCTAAAAATAAAATATATAATGCAATGACTATTAATACTGACAGCAAAGAAAAGAATACTGATGTTCTGTCACGAAAATACAGGCTAGAATTACGGTAAATTAGTTTTTTTAGCATTTGCCTTCCTCCTGACCTTCTCCAATTACATTTAAAAATACATCATCCATATTGCCATGTATCGCTTCAAATGATGTAATGGAGCCTTTTAAATCAGACAATATACTAATTGCCTTCTCCGAAGTTTCTATATTTATTTCAAGTATATTTTTATTATTAATATAAGCAATCTTCTTTTCGTTTAAATAATTTATAACGATTTCTTTAGGCTCGTAAATCTTGAGCAAATCACCCGTGTACTTCTCTTTCAATTGATTTGGAGTACCTTCAGCTACTATTTTACCTTTGTTAATAATTGTAATTATATCTGCATTTGCTGCCTCTTCCATGTAGTGTGTAGTCAGAAAAACGGTCATTTCAAAGCGCTTCTGCATTTCACTGATTGTATTCCATATTGATGCTCTGGTTTTAGGGTCAAGGCCTGTTGTCGGTTCATCTAAAAAGAGTATCTTAGGTTGATTTATTAGTGCACGAGCAATATCAGCCCTTCTTCTTTGTCCTCCCGATAGCTTGCCATACCTGCGATTAAGAAACTCTCCGCATTCAGTTATTTTTGAAGCCTCACTTATTCTTTTCTTTAAATCGGAGCTGCTTAAACCATAAAATGACCCTCTGACAGATAAATTCTCTCTTACAGTGAGTAAATCATCTAAAACATTGTTTTGAAATACAACTCCAATATCTTTTCTAATTTTTTGGTCATCCTTGCCCAGTTCCCATTCATTTATCACAACACTGCCCGAATTCTTGGTTATAAGTGTGGATAATATATCTATTGTTGTGGATTTACCTGCCCCGTTTGTACCCAGAAATGCAAACAAACTTCCTTTTTCAACTTCAAAGGATACATTTTTTACTGCTTCAATTGAACCGTAATTTTTTGCTAAATTATTTACTGTAATTATTTTTGCCATTAACTAAATTACCCCTGTCCAGTCCACGGTATAATGAGACTTCTTATTAGAAAAGACCATAGACTTAAAAATAGAATTATTATGTAAGATTTAGTAATATTTAATTATATAAACACTTTTTGTATATTGTAAAGAATTATTGACAAACAAACAGATTGATTTGTATTATTTGAATGAAAAATCGACTTTGCCTAATGAATGTTCATTTTCAAATATTTCAAGTGTATACTTTTCTCCCTGTACAAACTTAGGAAATTCAAAATAAACCCGGTAAGCTTTGAACATAAAAAAGTCAGGTCCTGCAAATATATTGAAATCTTTTTGCATTGTTTTATGGGATTCTGAAGTTAAAACAGCTTTTGCTCTGAACATATCGTCAGTTTGTTTCTTTATCATTGCAAAATGAAGCTGATGCGTATTTTCAAAATAAACCGGTTCACTTATCCGGATTCCATCTTCCCTTTTACTTAGTATTGTGCCTTTGAGCTTTGACTCTGGGGTGAATGCATTTGTTTTCGTGTAAATAGCATGGCATGAGTTGTAGAAATTAAATCTGACGTTAAAAAACTGTAGCCAAACAAGCCAGTTCCGATTATAGATATAAATATTACTGATATTAGGATAAGTAATCTCTTTTTCATATAAGATACCTCTTTAAGGCTATTACATTTTCTATAATTATACCATTAAATAGCTATTTAAGAAAATTCAGGAATTGATTATCATACTGAATATGTGATAACAATTCCTGATAGGCTTATACATTTACTTTTATGTTGCAAAATCAATGACCTTTATAGTTTTAGCCTTCCCCTGAACAGGATATGATTCCATCACCTCGCCTTTAAAAACTACTTCTACCCTCATGCCTTCCTTCAATTCACTTGCAGATATTTTTGTACTCTTATCTATGCTAACTGTTGCTTTATCATGTATGGTGTCGCCTTCAACCTTTCCCTCTACAAAAATACCAGTTACTTTTTTGTTATCATCCGTCAAGACCTTGGTAATTAGCCCCCGAATCCCTATCTTTTCTTCATTTTTATTATTGGATGTTTTCATGCACCCCATCATATTGAGCATTAACACAGTTGCAAGTACAATGATTAGTATTTTCTTCATATTGAGGCCGCCTCCTTTGTTTATACTCTATTTGACGTAAGAGGCATTTACAAGTTCCATGGCTACGTAATCTCATTCTTTGGAGACATTACTTTTTTAAAACAGGTATCCATATTTCACTTTTAAAAGTAGGTGAAGTAACATCTTTATGCTCATTCCACAAAATTTCCGGTCCTTCTGCCTGTTCATAGTTTGAGGCTGGAAACCATTCCGAATAGATTCGTCCCCAAACATTTTGCAAGGCATCCGGAAATGTTCCAACCGCTTCGAATACTGCCCAGGTAGAGGCTTTAACCTCAATCTTTGCCAGATTTTCCGGACATTCTTGCGTTGTGGCTACACCGATATAATGATCAAGTTCACCCTTTTCTTCCATTCTACCTTCTGAAAAGTTTACAGATGCGCTAATAAGTCCTAAGGGCTCGACATTTGACAGCTCTTTAAGTTTAGTAATAATTTCCTCGTTTAGACTTTGCCACATTGCAGCAATCTCAGGATTAACTCCACTAAAAACGATTGGTACCCTTTTTTTAATACCTATGATGTGAAACGCCTCTTTTTCTACAATTCGATAGTTCATTTCATTTCCCCCTTTAATTGATAATTGGAAAGTCATTCTTGGATAGGCTTTTAAGGATTTGCCATTATGTCTCGCTTCTGACGGTGTTATCCCATGCAAGCCTTGAAACGCTCTCGTAAAAGAATCAGGTGAGCTGTATCCATATTTAACTGCCAAATCGATGATCCTGATGTTGCTGTTGTTAAGTTCAAAGGCTGCGACTGTAAGACGTCTGCGGCGAATATATTCCGATAGTGAAATACCAGATAAAAAAGAAAACATTCTTTGAAAATGGTACTCCGAGCAAAAGGCCAATCTTGCCACTTCCTTAAGATCAATTTCATTATCAAGATTTTCTTCAATATAGTTCAATGCGTCATTCATTCTCTTTAACGAATCCATTTGTGACCTCCTTTCATCAATAGGATAGCAAAATTCAAGTAAACCTATCCGACATTCCCCGTACGCTTTATGTAGGATTTTCTTAATGATATAAGCAACATCATTGGCCTGCGGAATTCATCCGACATTTCAGGGATACTGTTCAGTAAATATTCTGCCGGTTTGGACTCAACAAGTCCTGTTATTTCATTTTATTCCTCTATAACAATCGACTTAAGCTTATTAATATCATCACTGCAAAGATTAGGAATATTTTCTGTTATCTTCTCGACACTCCAATTCCACCACTTTATTTGTTGCAAATACTCTATGACTTCATCGTCAAACCTCTTTTTTATAATCTTAGCCGGATTCCCTCCCACAATACTATAAGGCGGCACATCCTTCGTAACTACTGATTTTGCAGCTATTATCGCACCATCACCGATTTTTATTCCAGGCATGATAACAGTTTCATACCCAATCCAAACATCGTTTCCAATTACGGTATCACCCTTAAAGGGTAAATCCTTTAATTTAGGAATCCCTGCTTCCCAACCATTTTGAAAGATACCGAAAGGATATGTTGTAAATGCCTTCATTTTATGATTTGCACCATTCATTATAAACTTTACATCAGAAGCAATAGCGCAAAATTTTCCAATGAGAAGTTTATCTCCTAAGAAGTCATAGTGATACAACACATTTTTCTCAAATTTTTCAGGATTGTTGTCGTTATCATCGTAGTAGGTGTACTCTCCTACTACGATATTCGGATTCTTTATTATATTCTTCAAAAAAGCAATTCTGGTAAATTCCTCCTTAGGATAAACAGTATCCGGGCTCGGTCCGTATTTCTTTTCTTCTGTCATTAGAATTATTACCTTCCTTAAAAAATCTCCCTATTTTTATTATGAGTATAATAATATTATTTATGATAATATAGAAAGTAATCTTTCACAACCTGATCCATGCTATACTTTAATAATGGTAGGTATATAAAAGGAGACCCCTATGGATATTCAAGCCTTAAAAGATAAGCTTAATTCTAAAGAATATGATTTTTTAAGAAAAGACTCTCATCTGGGAGATAATATACTAATTCTCACAACCGGTGGGTCTATCGCCTATGGAACCAATGTAGATACAAGCGATATTGATATCAGGGGCGTTACTTTGGAAAACAAGCAGGATATTATGGGTTTGTCTGACTTTGAGCAATTTGAAGACAAATCAACCGATACGGTTATATACGGCCTTAAAAAATTCATCTTACTTTGTATAAATTGCAATCCCAATGTACTGGAGATTCTTGGAACAAAACAAGAACATCTCCTTGTCATTTCAAAAGAAGGGGAGTTGCTTAGAGACAATGTTGAATTATTTCTATCAAAAAGAGCTATACAAAGTTTTGGCAGCTATGCCACAGCCCAATTAAGAAGGCTGCAAAATGCTTTAGCAAGGGATAATTATCCCCACTCTGAAAAGGAGCAGCATATCTTAAATAGTATTCTGTCGCAAATGGAACATTTGCAAAGATCTTATAAAAGTTTTACTAACAAGGAAATAAGTTTATATATAGATAAATCTGACAGACAAGATATGGATACGGAGATATTTATAGATGTAAACTTAAAGCATTATCCCCTCCGGGACTTTAAAAATATTTATTCCGATATGAACAATATAGTTAAGGATTATTCCAAGCTGAATCACAGAAACAGCAAAAAGGATGAACTTCATCTGAACAAACATGCTATGCATCTGATTCGCCTTCTGGTAACAGGCACAGAAATCCTTAAAGGAAAAGGTGTAACTACGTATAGAGAAAAAGAAAGAGCATTTTTTCTTGATATACGCAGTGGAAAATATAGTTATACCGAGATTTTTGAAATGGTCGATGATTATGAGAATGAATTTAAATTGGCAGCTGCAAATACTGCTCTGCCGGACAAACCTGATTATAAACGAATTGAAGAGTTGATGCTAGATATTTATAGTACTACATTACCCTGACTCCTATATGTTCTTGCAGTTACCTTTTAGGTGTAAGTGGAGAGCATATAGGAAAGGTAATCATTCTTAAAGAAATCTATTCATTATTTAGGTATGATGGGAACCCATAATTCATCTTTAGGGTTATGATCAGGTGCATAAAAGCACTCAATGCATGGAAGATTAGCAAGTTCATAGCCTGAAGTCGGAATCCATTCTGTATATAAACGTTTCCAAGCTTCCACAGTATTTGGGAACACCGCCCATGTACTCGGTGGAATTACAATAGCCTCCATTCCTTCTTTAACCTCTCCATCGTACCTTACTCCCATAAAGTAATCAAATTCTTCATGGTTTATGGTTGCCTGCTTTCCACAAATTCCCAATATACTTTCCAGTTTACATTTTGGGTTTTCCCAAGACATATCAACAAGTGTCTGAACAAAACCCTCCTTCACAGCTTCTTCCCAAAGAGCAGGGATTATTTCAAACCCTCTCCTTGTTTCAACAGTTTTCTTTTTACCAATAATCCTTAATTCAAAATCCAAATTTTCAATCCTATACTCCATCTCGGTTTCTCCTTTAATAGATATTTGAAAGGATATTCGAGGAAAGGCCTTTAACTGTACCCCCTTATCACGAGCATTGGACGGATTTATCCCATGTAGCTTTTGAAAAGCCCGTGAAAACGAGTCCGCAGAGTCATATCCGTATTTTACGGCTACGTCAATAATGCGAATATCACTTCTTTGAATTTCAAACGCAGCAAGGGTTAACCTCCTTCGCCTGATATATTCCGACAGGGAAACATCCGTAATAGACGAAAACATCCTTGAAAAGTGATACTCCGAACAACATGCAGCTTGAGATACCTTCGAATAATCTATCTCACCCTCAAGATTACTTTCTATGTAATCCAATGCTTTGTTAATTCTATTTAGCCAATCCATTTGCTCTCCCCTTTCTATATCAATTTTATACAGGATGAAAAAATACTGCCCGACATTTCTTGTACGAAGATGTCGGGTAAAATTTTATTTGTTTTACCATTTTAACATATAAAACCCCCTTAACCGAAAATATAATTTCCAGCTAAGGAGGTAAAATATATCGCTGATTTATTTTATTCCATACTGCTTCTGAATTGATTCAAACAGACTTGCATACTTGGAATTCTTTTTATAAAATGCAGGTGTGAAGCCCATTCCTGCCTCCACTGTAACTGTTCCGCCCTCATACTCCTTACCTGTCCAAAGGTGAACCCACTGGTCATTTGGAAGATAAACCTCCCATTCCCGTGCATCAGGCAAATATACAGGTGCAATCAACATATCTTCTCCGAATAAATATTCGGTTTGAATATCATATGTTTTTTCATCATTTTCATAATGTAAGAACAGTGGCCTTTGTACAGGTAGTCCTGAAGCTGCATTAATACTTACAAGACTCTTTATATATGGTGCCAGCATAGTATAGATTTCCGTCAGTCTCGCAAACTGCTCCAAAGTATCTGCATCATCATAATACTGGAAGTTTTCCTCAGGCCTGTTTCCTTCATGAGTTCTCATTACAGGAGTAAATACAGCCATTTCAGCCCATCTTAAAAATACTTCCTTTGTCCTGCAATTATTAAACAGGGAGGTATAACCGCCGATATCACTATGATGCAGGCCACATCCGCTCATTGCAGCACTGAGTGCACCGCAGATTACAGTAACCAGACCATCGTGCATTGAGAAATCCACACTTTGATCCCCTGCCCACAGCAGTGTACAGTATTTTTGAGAACCGGCTCCTCCTGCTCTCATAAAGTATACTATTTCCCCAAGCTTTCCTGTTTCTACAAGAGCTTCGTAGTTGCATTTTGCCCAAAGGACAGGCCAGTGATTGTGTTCTATCATCGCCGGAGAGCCATTGTATAACTGTAAATCTGTAGGTAGGTATTCCCCGAAATCAGCCATCCAACCATCTATTCCAAATTCAATAATATGTTTTTTTATCAGCTCTTTAAACCATTCATAAGCCTTGGGATTTGTAAAATCTACAACACCGCAGTCAAACTCTCCAAAATCCACAAGATAATCATTTCCGTCAAGAGACTTAGCGAAATATCCCTTTTCCTTGCCTTCCTTATACAAATCTCCCTCTTTTACAAGGTACGGGTTGTTATAAGCAAGGAATCTGATATTTTTTGCTTTATATTCCTTAATTTTTTCAGGCAACTCAGGATACATTTCCTGATTCCACTTCCAGTTCCAGTTAAGGCGCTTACCAAATGAAGTGATTCTCTTTCCCGCCCAATCCTGACACCAGACACCTGAGACTTTAATCCCATTTCTAAGAGAACGGTCAACAAGAGCGAAAGAGCGTTCTGTGCCTCCTTGAAGCCCAAGGATTGCCCCATTATATATCCAGTCAGGCAATTCTACCTGTCTTCCAAGAAATCCGGTGAGCTTTTCAAGCAACTCAATATAGGTAGGTGCGGCTTCAATCCTAATCTGCTTTGGCACTTCCCATATTTGCAATTCATGAAAAGCTTTGTTTTTGAAGTTAAAATCCGCATAAGCAGTTGAATCAACATGGAGGTAATAGTGTTTGGTTGATACGTAAGTAGGCTGAGGATAATTAGTATTGTAATAGTCTCCTCCGGCTTTATTCTCCACATCAGACCTCCAGGTTACATAGGTAGTTTTATCCCTGCCCACACCCGGCTCCGACGTCCAGAGCGGAAAATTTCTCCCTCGCAGATTAAAATAGGACATCTGCTCTCCGCAACCGAAACATTTTTCGTTTTCATCGGCATCTATTCTAATCCAAAATCTGTTGATTTTATCATCTTTCTTTTCAAAGTCCATCAAGAACCTATTATCTTCGATTTTAATATTAGCCGTTAATTTATTTTCAAAATTTAATGAATATCCATTGTTAATTTTTTGTATAGTAAAACTCTTTAATGGATATCTTTCAATTACATAATCCTTGATATCAAAGTTTCCTCTATACATCTCCACAGTTTCATTGCCATACCCTATATAAATAGACGGATTTTCTGCCGTGTGATGAATAATACATTTATCCTGATATAATAGCTTAAAGCCATCATTTAGTTTAACTAGTTCCATTATTTCTCCTCCAGGCATATTTTTCGCGAAAATCAAAGTATTAACCCTTTACAGCACCACTTGTCAAACCCGATATAACCTGTTTCTGGAATAACATGTATCCAATAATACTAGGAGCTATACTGATAATAATTGCAGCGTACATAGAAACGTAATCTGTAGTAAACTGGTTTGTAAAATATCTGATACCTATCTGTATAGTTTTTGTAACCGGTGATGAAGTAAGAAGATTCGCATATACGAATTCATTCCAACAGGTTATAAATTCAAAAGTTGCCGCTGTTACCAAACCTGTTTTAGTTAATGGTAAAATCATTTTAAAGAATCTTCCGTAAAATCCGCTTCCGTCAATATAAGCGGCTTCTTCTATTTCAGCAGGGAAGCTGGCCATAAACCCACGAATAATAAAGGTTGAAATAGGTAATCCGATTGCAGCGTAAAGAATAATTAATGCACCTAAAGAATCTACCAGACCCATTTTACTGAATATTGAAAAATAAGGAACCATAAGTGCATTAAGAGGAACAAGTACACCTACTGAGAATAATGTAAATATGACTTCTCTACCTTTAAACTTGAAACGAGATAAACAGTATGAAAGCATAGCGGCAATCAGAACGTTTATCACTGTAGCTGTTACAGCAACAATAACAGAGTTTGAAATCATTCTGCCTAGATTTGCTTGTTGAAATGCATTTACATAGTTCTGCCATTGTGGTACCGCAGGTAAGGAAAATGGATTATCGAAATATTCCGCATTAGTTTTCAATGATGTAATAAACAGCCATAATAGTGGAAACAATGTATATACTGCAAAAAATATGATTAAAACCCATTTAAAAAACGATGTTAAGTAATCTTTGATGTTCTTTTTATCTCTTACAATTGACTGAGTAGTTTTCGCTGACATATTTCTCCTCCTTTACTCCTTATTTAATTTAGCAAATACACCACGAATGAGTAAGATAACAAAGGCTCCTGTTAATATAAGCATAACGCTGGAAGCATTTGCTCCACCATAGTTATTTGTTTTCATCTGATTGTACAGATAAAGTACAAGCACGGAAGTTCTGTTTGCAGGTCCTCCATTTGTTAACAGATATACCTGTTCAAACGTTCTTAATCCGAAAATCATAGCCAATGTTACACAAGTCTGAAATGAACCTTTGATTAAAGGTATTGTGATATGAATATGTTGTCTTATTCCGTCAGCACCATCAATTTGGGCCGCTTCATAATAGCTTTCATCAATATTGGTTATATCCGCCAACATTATAACCATATAATAGCCGATGTAAAATACCCAATAAATCAGCATACACGGAAAAGCAGTTTTTACTGTACCAAGCCAGTTTGTTGCATATTCACCAAGACCTATGGCTCTCAGCAAACCGTTAATCAAACCGAATTCGCTGTTGTACATTGCTGCCCATAACATGGCGAGAGCAATTCCCGAAATAACCTGTGGCAAAAAGTACACTGTTCTGAAAAATTGCCAACCTCTTGGTTTCTTTGATA of the Ruminiclostridium papyrosolvens DSM 2782 genome contains:
- a CDS encoding TetR/AcrR family transcriptional regulator, whose translation is METKNSDRRVKYTKMVIKDSFVKFLKEKPLSKITVKEICEDADINRATFYAHYTDQYDLLQQIENEIIGDINLYLNEYNFEETNLIDVRIIERILDYIADNAELFDLLLNLNGDMKFQQEFIIIIGQQHFLPILGSNSVNKDDAEYLFHFLASGAVGVIQMWLKSGMKKSARDISELILKTSNNGRTAYMPQ
- a CDS encoding Ig-like domain-containing protein, coding for MYQLKRNRIARIFICMMLVMTMILPAGLATNAANAAAKTSIPSKMTIGAGSFVSSIDFYSKDAKYTFVVSNPVKKATYSFTSNNNNIVKVAASGTTAYLTGVKAGSAIITCNQKLNGKTTKVGTCTVTVKSSTVSQDFIPNIPMGTSSSSEPVDFSYRNNNATYTYVSNNKNFSMKEILSKFDDMNFIARTFTAKAPGTYTVTVKETYNKVTRTVGTIKYTVKKATMAGDTSVDLGSRMWAFDLMNYYRSDVNYLFVSQDEKIVDTYSEEKTVYLKGLKVGTTNITIYENTSTPDKNKLVGTCKVTVKEVVLEDLECDFDETELYVGDAPVKLYISKYPSNAPGTITVTSSDTKVVTVSQPDEEGFCLIKSVGAGTATITVTCGDITKTQKITVDNIPAEDD
- a CDS encoding aldolase catalytic domain-containing protein → MSYNNNVKILDCTIRDGGLINNFSFEDGFVRAVYDTCVGSHIDYMEVGYKSDKKIFTGNQYGPWKFCDENDIRRIVGDNNTGLKISVMADAERTDYHTDILRKTDSVIDMVRVATYAHQVPTAIDMIKDAHDKGYETTINIMAVSLLTESILNSTLEQLSKSEAEVIYIVDSFGSLYSNDIHKLVNKYMQYAKADRKKVGIHCHNNQQLAYSNTIEAIGHGAEFVDATIAGLGRGAGNCPIELILGFLKNPKYDLRPIIECIEKHIPAIKKQNNWGFDVAYMLTGLMNKHPREAIAFLDSKREDYTNFYDTMVNCD
- a CDS encoding ABC transporter permease yields the protein MLKKLIYRNSSLYFRDRTSVFFSLLSVLIVIALYILFLAKMQVDSVNQQTNGMLKGDDLSYLINSWILAGLLSITTVTSTLGALGTMVNDRANRIVMDFKSSPLSAMTYPISCVITSFAVGAIISVISFVVYGAYIYFGTGYLFGIGMILKCLGLICLSAMMNAAFMGFLVSFFSTNSAYSSASLIIGTVIGFINGLYVPMGALPETIQSVLKCLPFGHVASLFRRVLMQESIDLCFKNAPVSVRESYTHDFGVVLDWNGNEISSYISITFILIVSLVSLVLFFINFRRKKQEI
- a CDS encoding ABC transporter ATP-binding protein, whose protein sequence is MAKIITVNNLAKNYGSIEAVKNVSFEVEKGSLFAFLGTNGAGKSTTIDILSTLITKNSGSVVINEWELGKDDQKIRKDIGVVFQNNVLDDLLTVRENLSVRGSFYGLSSSDLKKRISEASKITECGEFLNRRYGKLSGGQRRRADIARALINQPKILFLDEPTTGLDPKTRASIWNTISEMQKRFEMTVFLTTHYMEEAANADIITIINKGKIVAEGTPNQLKEKYTGDLLKIYEPKEIVINYLNEKKIAYINNKNILEINIETSEKAISILSDLKGSITSFEAIHGNMDDVFLNVIGEGQEEGKC
- a CDS encoding DUF3221 domain-containing protein; the encoded protein is MKKILIIVLATVLMLNMMGCMKTSNNKNEEKIGIRGLITKVLTDDNKKVTGIFVEGKVEGDTIHDKATVSIDKSTKISASELKEGMRVEVVFKGEVMESYPVQGKAKTIKVIDFAT
- a CDS encoding AraC family transcriptional regulator; this translates as MDSLKRMNDALNYIEENLDNEIDLKEVARLAFCSEYHFQRMFSFLSGISLSEYIRRRRLTVAAFELNNSNIRIIDLAVKYGYSSPDSFTRAFQGLHGITPSEARHNGKSLKAYPRMTFQLSIKGGNEMNYRIVEKEAFHIIGIKKRVPIVFSGVNPEIAAMWQSLNEEIITKLKELSNVEPLGLISASVNFSEGRMEEKGELDHYIGVATTQECPENLAKIEVKASTWAVFEAVGTFPDALQNVWGRIYSEWFPASNYEQAEGPEILWNEHKDVTSPTFKSEIWIPVLKK